A part of Periophthalmus magnuspinnatus isolate fPerMag1 chromosome 19, fPerMag1.2.pri, whole genome shotgun sequence genomic DNA contains:
- the mfsd13a gene encoding transmembrane protein 180 has translation MDKSFWSVFTGVFSTSVLYGSLALFISILHNVFLLYYVETFVSVYKIDKVSFWVGEAVFLIWNSVNDPLFGWLSDHSFLSSPQSGSQITSPEVVLKRLKALSRNGPLFALSFLAFWVSWARPGLQFLLCLCLYDGFLTMVDLHHSALLADLAVSTSDRNRLNFHCSVFSALGSMSVFLSYSFWDKEDFYSFRLFCVALATFSVLGFFFVSRLLRHRFQSEIRLRQDETQMLKELNVNSPHSQSEKPVTVGQYLKQLSKHKNLLWFVSMNLIQVFHCHFNSNFFPLFLEHLLSDNISASTGSILLGISYIAPHLNNLYFLTLCQRYGVYQVIRWLFMLKLGLSLAMLLAGADHIYLLCIFIASNRVFTEGTCKLLKLVISDLVDEDFVIHRRQQATSALLFGMVALLTKPGQTFAPLIGTWLLCVYTGYDIFQRHPEQDSAASIPEVASAPGTPPLRIGCFYMLVFVPITCALLQLTAWSRFTLHGRKLQGIKTLRQGAQHGHLIDVKAI, from the exons ATGGACAAGAGCTTCTGGAGCGTCTTCACAGGAGTCTTTTCCACTTCAGTGCTGTACGGCTCTTTGGCCCTGTTCATCTCTATACTGCACAATGTCTTTCTATTGTACTACGTGGAAACTTTTGTATCAGTCTACAAGATTGATAAAGTGTCCTTCTGGGTGGGAGAG gcaGTTTTCTTGATATGGAACAGTGTAAATGACCCACTCTTTGGCTGGTTGAGTGACCACTCTTTCCTTAGCTCTCCCCA GTCCGGCTCCCAGATAACATCCCCTGAAGTCGTTTTAAAGCGCCTCAAAGCCCTCTCCAGAAATGGCCCTCTGTTCGCCCTATCCTTTTTGGCGTTCTGGGTTTCATGGGCCCGACCCGGTCTCCAGTTCTTGCTCTGCTTGTGCCTTTACGACGGCTTCCTCACTATGGTCGACCTCCATCACAGCGCCCTCTTAGCCGACCTGGCCGTGTCCACCTCCGACCGGAATCGACTGAATTTCCACTGCTCTGTTTTTAGTGCGCTCGGGTCCATGTCTGTGTTCCTGTCTTATTCCTTCTGGGACAAAGAAGACTTCTACTCTTTCAGACTTTTTTGTGTGGCCTTGGCAACGTTTTCTGTCCTGGGATTTTTCTTTGTGTCCCGATTACTGCGTCACCGTTTTCAAAGTGAAATCCGACTGAGACAAGATGAGACCCAAATGCTAAAAGA GTTAAATGTGAATTCTCCCCATAGCCAGTCAGAGAAACCTGTTACTGTTGGACAATACTTGAAGCAGCTTTCCAAGCACAAAAACTTGTTGTGGTTTGTGTCGATGAACCTTATTCAG GTTTTTCACTGCCATTTCAACAGTAACTTCTTCCCTCTTTTCTTGGAGCACCTTTTATCTGATAATATATCTGCTTCAACAGGTTCAATATTACTTG GCATCTCTTACATTGCCCCCCATCTGAACAACTTGTATTTCCTGACCCTGTGCCAGCGCTATGGGGTTTACCAGGTTATTCGCTGGCTGTTTATGCTCAAACTGGGACTTAGCCTGGCTATGCTGCTAGCAGGGGCTGACCACATATACCTACTCTGCATCTTTATTGCTAG TAACCGCGTGTTTACAGAGGGAACATGTAAGCTGTTGAAGCTGGTCATCTCAGATCTGGTGGATGAAGACTTTGTTATTCACAGACGGCAGCAGGCCACCTCCGCCCTCCTCTTTGGGATGGTGGCGCTGTTGACCAAACCTGGACAGACGTTTGCTCCTCTCATTGGCACCTGGCTACTTTGTGTTTACACAG GTTATGACATTTTCCAGAGGCATCCAGAGCAGGACTCAGCGGCCTCAATACCTGAAGTTGCCTCCGCTCCCGGGACGCCCCCTCTGCGGATCGGCTGTTTTTACATGTTGGTATTTGTGCCTATCACCTGTGCCCTTCTCCAGCTCACTGCCTGGTCACGCTTCACCCTCCACGGACGAAAGCTTCAAGGAATAAAGACTTTAAGACAAGGAGCACAGCACGGCCACCTAATTGATGTCAAAGCTATTTAA